From the Pseudomonadota bacterium genome, the window GCCAAAGTCGCGATTGCGAGGTCGGAAGAAACGAGCTGCGTGGCCGAAGTCACGATCATCTCGAACACCGGCGTGGTGTCGGTCGGCGACTGGCTGATAACGCGCAGCACATCCGCGCTGGCTGTCTGGCGCGCCAGCGCGGCCTGGGTGTCGTGAAACATCCGGGTGTTGTTCAGCGCAATCACGGCTTGCGCCGAGAAGGTCTCGAGTAACGCGATCTGCTTGTCCGAATACGCATCGGGCTGTTCATCCGCGAGCGCGATCACACCGACACACTTCCCGCTCTGTACCAGCGGTACCGCCAGCGAGCTCAGATACCCGCCGCGACGGGACGCCTCCTTCCAAGTGTAGCTGTCATCCGTCTCGGTGTTGCGGATGTAGACCGTCTCGCACAGCAACGCCGCCCGCCCCGTGCTGCTGCCCGTGCCGGGCCGAATCGGGTTGCGCGTGAGAAAATCAATGAATTCGTCGGCGACACCAAACGACCGCCGCACGTGGTAGCAACCGTCCGCACTGTCGAGCAACGCGATGTAGCTGTACTGCGGTTTGCATAGCGCGGCGCTGACCGCGAGGATGCTTTCAAGCACCGGGTCAACGTCGTCCGGCGAGCGCGAAATGACCTCGAGCACGTCAGACGTAGCGGTCTGGTATTCCAGCGCCTGGCTGACCTCAGCGGTGCGTTCCTGAACTTCGGCAAAGAGGGTCGCGTTGTTGATCGCGATCACCGCCTGGTCAGCGAAGCTCTCGACCAAGTCGATCTGGCGCGCCGAGAACGGCCCGATCCGCGGGCGCGACAGCGCCAGCACGGCAATCACCTCGTCGTTGCGCAACAGCGGCACGGCAATGATCGACCGCCACCCGCCGAGCCTGTACGACTGCGTCAGGGTGTAGTTCGGGTCCTGTGTCACGTCTGGCACGTGGACGGTCTGCTTGTCCAGCACCGCGCGGCCGGCGACGTTGGAGCGGTCGATCGGGTTCGGGTGCGCGGTGTGAAATGCGACCATCTCGTCCGAGCACCCGATATTCGCCCCCATGTGCATGGCGCCATCGCGACGGTCGAACAGAATGCAAATCGGCGCGTCGCAAAGTTGTGCGGCCGTGGTGATGAGCGCCTGAAGCACCGTCGGCAGGTCGAAGGCGTCCTCGCTGATCGTCCGCAGCACATCGGCTGTCGCCGTCTGCTGCTCGAGCGCTTCGCCCAACTCGCGAAACTGCCGCACGTTGTCGATGGCAATCACCGCCTGTGCAGCAAAGGCCTCCACCAGCGCGATTTCCTCGGCCTGAAACGCTTCGACCCGTCGCCGATACACGTTGATCGCGCCCAATGCCACGCCATCGCGCAACAGCGGCACACTCAGCGCTGTGCGCTCCTCGTTGAGCTCGACCATTGTCACGAAGGTCGGCTCGCGCGCGAGGTAGCTCGGGTGCGTGCTCAGGTCATCGACGTGCACCACGCGCGCCTCGCAGATGGCCTGCGCCGAGATGTGTTTGGCGGGATCGAGTTCGAGGGTACTCCGGCGAATGTCCTCCAGCGCGTCGATTTCGGCTTGCGACTGGACACGCGTGCCCTCGTGGTAGGTTTTGAACGCCAGGGTCGAGGTGGCGACCTGCCCCAGCATCATTGCCGCAGCATCCGCCTTGCACAGCTCGACGGCGTGCCTGAGCACCACGTCAAACACCGGATTTTCGTCGTCGCGACGTCGACTGATCACGTCGAGTATGTCGCGCGACGCAGTCTCACGCTCCCCATACGCACGCGCCGTGCTGTCGGCGGTCGCCAGTGCCTGATGCCGTTGCACAGTCTCGACGCCGAGGCCGGCAAGATCGGCAAGCGCGTCGATCTCACGGCGCACCGACGCGGGCACAGCGGCCTCGTCGGACCAGGCAACCTGCAGCGCGCCCCAGACACCGTCGTCGGCGGTGATCGGGACAAAGAGGAGCTGCTCACACGCGACGCCGTCGACGAACCAGGTCGGCGCCTGCGCCCGTGCGTCCGCGCCCTGCAGCAGGACTGTTTCACGTTCCTGGGTCACCCGGTGAACGACAGCACTCGTCACCGGCTCGAGCGAGGCGGTGTCGTCGGTGTGCGCTTGGGAGTCGGTGCGGGCCACACGGGCGCAGCGGTGCGCCTGCCCGTCCTCGGACCGGAGCAACGCGGCCGCACACGCGTCGCCCACCTCGACGGCCGCCGCGACCACACCGCGGTACAGCGGCTGCGGGTCGTCACCGAGACCGCGAATCAGCGTGACGAGCGGCGCCACGCCATCGGCACGCGCTGTCTGCATGCCCGTTCCGGTGGCCGAGTCGGCGCCCGCGGGGGTGTCCGATGCCGAGTCGTCTGTTGCCAAGGTGCCTTCACCACGCTGCGAAATCCACGCTCACGCCAAAGACTCTAGGCCACCCGGAGACTCGATCGCAAACGGGCCCCACCTGGGCCGCGTCGCGCAACACGACCCAGGTTCGCCCCAGCAGACTGGCCGGGCGTTCCGGTACGCTGCACGAGCGCACACCACCAGCCGACACCGCCGCCGACATGCGACCCGGTCCACACGTCAGCCAAGGCCCCGGCTGATACAGACGACCGCGCAGCGCCAAAGCTGCGAAGTGCCATGACGGGACCGCCGCTCGCAACGCAGCGCCCCCTTGCACACCGGCGCCACCGACACACGCTGGTCCGCCTGATGCCACACCGCCTGCTCGTTACCACCCTGCTTCTCGCCCTGTTCAGCGTTGGTGCCCAAGCCGACACACCGGCACGATCTGTCGAGTCATACCACGTCAAGACGCTCGACCGGCACACCGGGTACAGGTACCGACCGGCGCGCCGTGCGGCAAGCCGGGACGAGCGCCTCGGCATCCGCGTGATCGACGTTGCAGGCAAGACCCCCCTCGTGCGCGTGCTCGGGCACGGCCACGACACGCACCGCGCGACGATTGCGGTCGACGTCGTGTGCACCATCCCGATGTCGAAGCGTACTTGCCTGCGATCCGCGGCACCGGTCAATACCAGGAAAATCAGCACGCGCACGGTTGTAATGGGGTTTGAATGGCACCGAGAGGACCCAGCCAGGGTGCGGATCGAACTGCAAAGCCTGTCTGTGGCGCTAAACCACTTGAGTCAGCTGCGCGCGGATTCCAATCGCGTCGTGAGCTGACAGACTGCCGAAGCTGTGCCTTGGCGGGGCGATACCCGCCTGCAAAACTCAGAATCGCCGCAACACCGCAAGCACAAACACCGCACCTGCTGCGGTCGTCACGATCCCGATCGGCAGCTCCTGTGGCATGAGGAGCGTTCGCGCGGCAATGTCACCCGCCAACAGCAGACACGCACCCAAGACAGCAGCCACCCACACCAGCGCACCGTGCATCGGACCGACCACCGCTCGCGCGAGGTGCGGCACCATCAGCCCGACAAAGCCGATCACGCCCGTGATGGAAACCAGCGCGCCTGTCGCAAACGCGCACACCAAGAAGGTGGCACCGCGCAAGAACGCCACACTGATCCCGAGTGTGGTCGCCGTTTCATCGCCGGCCAACAGGGCGTCGAACTGCCGATGCATCGCAGCGGCAAAGACCAACACCGACCCGGTTCCAATCAACGCAATGGGCAAAACGTCCCACCGAGCGAGTCCGAGCCCGCCGAGCGTCCAGAAGAGCACGGAGTGCGCTGCCCGTTGGTCGCCAGCGAACACAAGGTAGTTGGTGAGCGCCATGAAGAGAAAGGAGACCGCCAACCCCGCCAGCACCAGCCGCGCGGGGCCACGTGCGCGCATACGCGCCACCAACACCAACACCGTGATGGAAGCCAGCATGCCGCCGGCGAACGCCGCCAGTGGCAAGGTCCAGAACCCGAACACGTCGCCGGTGACCGTGATCACCAGCACCGCACCCGCAGCCGCACCGGACGACAACCCGAACAGGAACGGATCGGCGAGGTCGTTCCGGGTCACGGTTTGCAACAGGCAACCCACAACACCCAGACCGGCGCCTGCGAGCACGGCCAACAGCGCACGTGGCAAGCGCAGATCGACAACGATGCGGT encodes:
- a CDS encoding iron ABC transporter permease; the encoded protein is MPRLAVLLPVALVVLVAMVVLAVATGSTAIALSDVVGAFGRAFGANSAAGAQPIDRIVVDLRLPRALLAVLAGAGLGVVGCLLQTVTRNDLADPFLFGLSSGAAAGAVLVITVTGDVFGFWTLPLAAFAGGMLASITVLVLVARMRARGPARLVLAGLAVSFLFMALTNYLVFAGDQRAAHSVLFWTLGGLGLARWDVLPIALIGTGSVLVFAAAMHRQFDALLAGDETATTLGISVAFLRGATFLVCAFATGALVSITGVIGFVGLMVPHLARAVVGPMHGALVWVAAVLGACLLLAGDIAARTLLMPQELPIGIVTTAAGAVFVLAVLRRF
- a CDS encoding GAF domain-containing protein; translated protein: MATDDSASDTPAGADSATGTGMQTARADGVAPLVTLIRGLGDDPQPLYRGVVAAAVEVGDACAAALLRSEDGQAHRCARVARTDSQAHTDDTASLEPVTSAVVHRVTQERETVLLQGADARAQAPTWFVDGVACEQLLFVPITADDGVWGALQVAWSDEAAVPASVRREIDALADLAGLGVETVQRHQALATADSTARAYGERETASRDILDVISRRRDDENPVFDVVLRHAVELCKADAAAMMLGQVATSTLAFKTYHEGTRVQSQAEIDALEDIRRSTLELDPAKHISAQAICEARVVHVDDLSTHPSYLAREPTFVTMVELNEERTALSVPLLRDGVALGAINVYRRRVEAFQAEEIALVEAFAAQAVIAIDNVRQFRELGEALEQQTATADVLRTISEDAFDLPTVLQALITTAAQLCDAPICILFDRRDGAMHMGANIGCSDEMVAFHTAHPNPIDRSNVAGRAVLDKQTVHVPDVTQDPNYTLTQSYRLGGWRSIIAVPLLRNDEVIAVLALSRPRIGPFSARQIDLVESFADQAVIAINNATLFAEVQERTAEVSQALEYQTATSDVLEVISRSPDDVDPVLESILAVSAALCKPQYSYIALLDSADGCYHVRRSFGVADEFIDFLTRNPIRPGTGSSTGRAALLCETVYIRNTETDDSYTWKEASRRGGYLSSLAVPLVQSGKCVGVIALADEQPDAYSDKQIALLETFSAQAVIALNNTRMFHDTQAALARQTASADVLRVISQSPTDTTPVFEMIVTSATQLVSSDLAIATLANDTEWWQVALASPEGLITDFATAPHPIDEQHNFHSAVLVSGKTMHVPDLSTADLPTLARRLHEESGFQAYLHVPLLRDER